One window of Chthoniobacterales bacterium genomic DNA carries:
- a CDS encoding ABC transporter substrate-binding protein, which translates to MKFRALFLAILTLLQASAFASTVEAEKRLRSAVDEVVKMADHSSSASALAESLRPVLQKYLSFDAMTRRAVGPGWRQFSKDEQAQAVKLFATLIIRTYSSKYTPGQHPVITFKTASEPAAGRVEIPTTLVYQGSRYSVIYRLEAAEDWRITDVVAEGVSLVANYRSQFDAQFKKGGASAVLSALSQSVAAQK; encoded by the coding sequence ATGAAATTCCGCGCGCTTTTTCTCGCGATCCTCACCCTTCTCCAGGCCTCGGCCTTTGCGTCGACGGTCGAAGCGGAAAAGCGACTGCGCAGCGCGGTGGACGAGGTCGTGAAGATGGCTGACCACTCGTCCAGCGCGAGCGCGCTCGCGGAAAGCCTCCGCCCGGTCCTGCAGAAATATCTCAGCTTTGACGCCATGACACGGCGCGCCGTCGGCCCCGGCTGGCGGCAATTCTCGAAGGACGAGCAGGCGCAGGCCGTGAAACTCTTCGCGACGCTGATCATTCGCACCTACAGCAGCAAATACACGCCCGGCCAGCACCCGGTCATCACCTTCAAGACGGCCTCCGAGCCTGCGGCCGGTCGGGTCGAAATTCCGACCACTCTCGTTTATCAGGGCAGCCGCTACTCCGTCATTTACCGCCTCGAGGCGGCGGAGGATTGGCGCATCACCGACGTCGTCGCCGAGGGCGTGAGCCTCGTCGCGAACTACCGCAGCCAATTTGACGCTCAGTTCAAAAAAGGGGGCGCGAGTGCCGTATTGAGTGCGCTCTCCCAATCCGTGGCCGCCCAAAAATGA
- the mlaD gene encoding outer membrane lipid asymmetry maintenance protein MlaD has translation MKQTRLEYLVGLFVLLGIAAVVYLAIKLGSGSVVGGDTYVIEARFTNAGGLHNGSSVLVAGVTVGRVEAVRMDPSDYSAIAEMRLTTALRLPTDSMASIKTTGLIGDKYVSLSPGADDTYFDPGARITMTESAVDLESLVGKMAFGTVNKDAATTEQPAATP, from the coding sequence ATGAAACAAACCAGGCTCGAGTATCTCGTCGGACTGTTCGTGCTGCTGGGCATCGCGGCAGTCGTTTATCTCGCGATCAAGCTCGGATCGGGTTCCGTGGTCGGTGGCGACACCTACGTCATCGAGGCCCGTTTCACCAACGCTGGAGGCCTCCACAATGGCAGCAGCGTGCTCGTGGCGGGCGTCACTGTGGGCCGCGTCGAGGCGGTGCGCATGGATCCCTCGGATTACAGCGCCATCGCCGAGATGCGCCTCACGACGGCCCTGCGGCTGCCGACCGATTCCATGGCCTCGATCAAGACCACCGGCCTCATCGGCGACAAATACGTTTCGCTTTCACCCGGCGCAGACGACACGTATTTCGATCCCGGCGCCCGTATCACGATGACGGAATCTGCCGTCGACCTGGAATCCCTCGTCGGGAAAATGGCTTTCGGGACTGTCAACAAAGACGCCGCTACCACCGAACAACCCGCCGCCACGCCATGA
- the xylA gene encoding xylose isomerase, with product MSDTFPTSKIAYEGSSSRNPLAFKSYDADAVIEGKTMREHLRFGAAYWHCMRNPLADPFGSGTALMPWDDGTDSVSNALKRIDVFFEFLEKIGIEYYCFHDRDVSPERGTIAETERVFDQIAAHLKEKQTETGCKLLWGTACLFTHPRFAQGGATSPELGVYTFAAAQVKKAMDVTNALRGEGYTFWGGREGYSTILNTDLRREREHLAAFLHMAVDYKKQIGFTGQFYIEPKPQEPTTHQYDSDSAACLNFLREFDLLEHFKLNLETNHATLAGKTMVHEMRVAREAGALGSIDANQGTANCGWDTDEFPSDLYLTTGVMLELLAMGGFTTGGLNFDAKRRRDSFEPLDLFHSHIMGMDAFATGLKAAAAIRADGRIAEIVRNRYASWDSDLGRKIEARGSSFDELHALALASESPVLRPGKQEIIEGIINQFIRG from the coding sequence ATGTCTGATACGTTTCCCACCTCCAAGATCGCCTACGAAGGCAGTTCGTCCCGCAATCCTCTCGCCTTCAAGTCTTACGACGCTGACGCCGTAATCGAAGGCAAAACGATGCGTGAGCATCTCCGCTTTGGCGCCGCCTATTGGCATTGCATGCGTAATCCACTTGCCGATCCGTTCGGTTCTGGCACGGCCCTGATGCCTTGGGATGATGGCACGGACTCCGTGAGCAACGCGCTCAAGCGCATTGATGTTTTCTTTGAATTTCTGGAGAAGATCGGGATCGAATACTACTGTTTCCACGATCGCGACGTTTCGCCAGAACGTGGCACCATCGCGGAGACCGAGCGAGTCTTCGACCAGATTGCGGCGCATCTCAAGGAGAAGCAGACGGAGACCGGCTGCAAATTGCTCTGGGGCACGGCCTGTCTTTTCACTCATCCCCGGTTCGCCCAGGGCGGAGCGACATCTCCGGAACTCGGCGTTTACACCTTTGCCGCCGCCCAGGTGAAAAAGGCAATGGACGTCACGAATGCCCTTCGCGGAGAAGGCTACACGTTCTGGGGGGGGCGAGAGGGCTACAGCACAATCCTCAATACCGACCTGCGCCGCGAGCGGGAGCATCTGGCGGCGTTTCTCCACATGGCCGTCGATTACAAGAAGCAGATTGGTTTCACCGGGCAGTTCTATATCGAACCGAAGCCCCAGGAGCCCACGACCCACCAGTATGATTCGGACTCTGCGGCGTGCCTGAATTTCCTGCGCGAATTTGACCTGCTCGAGCATTTCAAACTCAACCTCGAGACGAACCACGCCACGCTTGCCGGCAAGACGATGGTGCATGAGATGCGTGTCGCCCGCGAAGCCGGGGCCCTTGGGTCCATCGACGCAAATCAGGGCACGGCAAATTGCGGCTGGGACACCGACGAATTTCCGTCGGATCTTTACCTCACCACCGGCGTGATGCTTGAACTCCTCGCCATGGGAGGATTCACCACCGGCGGTCTGAACTTCGACGCGAAGCGCCGTCGCGATTCGTTTGAGCCGCTCGACCTCTTCCATTCGCACATTATGGGAATGGACGCCTTTGCCACTGGTCTCAAGGCCGCGGCCGCGATCCGTGCAGACGGCCGCATCGCAGAAATCGTTCGCAACCGTTACGCGAGCTGGGATTCCGACCTCGGTCGTAAGATCGAAGCCCGTGGATCCTCATTCGACGAACTCCATGCGCTGGCCTTGGCCTCTGAGAGTCCGGTTCTTCGCCCCGGCAAGCAGGAGATTATCGAGGGCATCATTAACCAGTTCATCCGCGGGTAA
- a CDS encoding VacJ family lipoprotein — protein sequence MKIRSSLLLLLAGSLLPLLGGCSSSAKKPSAPAAPAKSADPKSGGKSVAGQDDLDEYGTSVTVADPLEPLNRATFWINDGIYTIALRPISKGYDRLVPKVIRTGIYNAYENVKFPVRLVNHLLQGNFPRAGQETGKFLVNSTAGIGGLGRPSDHIPALADVPSADTGQTFAKWGIGNGPYLVLPLLGPSTLRDTVGLAGDYALNPITWVCFVYGDYDWIIAIPAGNTMRAMPGQIALYDTITKDSLDRYLAARSAYIQNRAEAAQR from the coding sequence ATGAAAATCCGCTCCTCCCTCCTGCTCCTTCTCGCCGGTTCGCTCCTGCCGCTGCTTGGCGGTTGCTCGTCGTCCGCGAAGAAGCCGTCTGCGCCGGCCGCTCCGGCAAAAAGCGCCGATCCCAAGTCGGGCGGGAAATCCGTCGCGGGCCAGGATGACCTCGACGAATATGGCACATCCGTGACGGTCGCGGATCCGCTGGAGCCGCTCAACCGCGCCACGTTCTGGATCAACGACGGCATCTACACGATCGCCCTGCGGCCGATCTCGAAGGGATACGACCGGCTGGTGCCGAAGGTCATTCGCACCGGCATCTACAACGCCTACGAGAATGTGAAGTTCCCCGTCCGCCTCGTGAATCACCTGCTTCAGGGCAATTTTCCGCGAGCGGGGCAGGAGACCGGCAAGTTTCTCGTGAACAGCACGGCAGGCATTGGCGGTCTCGGCCGTCCGTCGGATCACATTCCCGCCCTCGCCGACGTCCCGAGTGCGGATACCGGCCAGACCTTCGCGAAATGGGGCATCGGCAACGGTCCCTACCTCGTGCTGCCGCTGCTCGGCCCGAGCACGCTGCGTGACACCGTGGGCCTGGCCGGCGACTACGCCCTCAATCCGATCACCTGGGTCTGCTTCGTCTACGGCGACTACGACTGGATCATTGCTATTCCGGCGGGCAATACCATGCGGGCCATGCCTGGCCAGATCGCCCTTTACGACACCATCACGAAGGACTCGCTCGATCGCTATCTCGCCGCCCGCAGCGCCTACATCCAGAATCGCGCTGAGGCCGCGCAGAGATAA